A genomic region of Candidatus Effluviviaceae Genus I sp. contains the following coding sequences:
- the pilM gene encoding type IV pilus assembly protein PilM, with amino-acid sequence MRNCEFRNILGLDVGSRSVKLIELGHASGGLELRSIAMAVVEDRGAGPCYAEAVESVLETAGVSTKRVATAVSGQHVAVRGFQFPKLAPNELDGAVWYEGSQVIPFDIKDAYVDYSIVRSAASEAAGRTDVVFVAATRAQVDERLRLLKGCGLEPRRVTVDALALLDAALSEPGVPETVAVLDVGATTSSIGIARAGTLPVVRDIDVAGNAYTQAVAQALGVSFAEAERAKVVESARNPMVIYAIEGVTKQLAGEISRSLAYYQTRDHGTQVDAIFLCGGCSQLPGLAEAIAEETGTTVRHWNALERVRIDEHRFDRTAVNELAPFASLAAALAAKNDVS; translated from the coding sequence TTGCGCAACTGTGAATTCAGGAACATCCTCGGCCTCGACGTGGGCTCGAGGTCGGTCAAGCTGATCGAGCTGGGTCACGCGTCCGGAGGGCTTGAGCTCCGGAGCATCGCGATGGCCGTCGTCGAGGACCGCGGAGCGGGCCCGTGCTACGCGGAGGCCGTGGAGAGCGTCCTCGAGACGGCCGGCGTGTCCACCAAGCGCGTCGCGACGGCCGTCAGCGGTCAGCACGTGGCGGTGCGCGGGTTCCAGTTCCCGAAGCTCGCTCCGAACGAGCTCGACGGCGCCGTCTGGTACGAGGGAAGCCAGGTCATCCCGTTCGACATCAAGGACGCCTACGTCGACTACTCGATCGTGCGATCGGCAGCCTCCGAGGCGGCGGGGAGGACCGACGTGGTCTTCGTGGCCGCGACGCGGGCCCAGGTTGACGAGCGGCTCAGGCTGCTCAAGGGGTGCGGGCTCGAGCCGCGCCGCGTCACCGTGGACGCTCTGGCGCTTCTGGACGCCGCGCTCTCCGAGCCCGGCGTCCCGGAGACGGTCGCCGTCCTCGACGTCGGCGCGACGACCTCGAGCATCGGGATCGCGCGGGCGGGGACGCTGCCGGTCGTGCGCGACATCGACGTCGCGGGAAACGCGTACACGCAGGCCGTGGCGCAGGCGCTCGGCGTGTCGTTCGCGGAGGCGGAGCGCGCGAAGGTCGTGGAGTCCGCGAGGAACCCCATGGTCATCTACGCCATCGAGGGCGTGACGAAACAGCTTGCCGGCGAGATCTCGAGATCGCTCGCGTACTACCAGACCAGGGACCACGGCACGCAGGTTGACGCGATCTTCCTCTGCGGCGGGTGCTCGCAGCTTCCGGGGCTTGCCGAGGCCATCGCGGAGGAGACCGGCACGACGGTGCGTCACTGGAACGCGCTCGAGCGCGTCCGGATCGACGAGCACCGGTTCGACCGGACGGCCGTGAACGAGCTTGCGCCGTTCGCCTCGCTCGCGGCGGCGCTGGCGGCCAAGAACGACGTGAGCTGA
- a CDS encoding PilN domain-containing protein has protein sequence MYDVNLIRKRIVPERQKKVIFSVVSFSVLVYVLTFLGVACFSFVNFRMIDVYASEIDGLQDNLAALYPGTPTRDELSTMLSRVRPDLREIEGLLDKRPAVSVLWEGIVRCLPEGVWLESVRVTTAAQQSDGAKKRGKGEAKAGGIVIRGYAVASQAGRGSTMISEFTMQLEADPAFKDRLTNVKSAEKGIERAGGSSVVGFEVTGDFKR, from the coding sequence ATGTACGACGTCAACCTGATCAGAAAGCGCATCGTACCCGAGCGGCAGAAGAAGGTGATCTTCTCCGTGGTCTCCTTCTCCGTCCTCGTGTACGTGCTGACGTTCCTGGGCGTCGCCTGCTTCTCGTTCGTCAACTTCAGGATGATCGACGTGTACGCAAGCGAGATCGACGGACTTCAGGACAACCTCGCGGCGCTCTATCCCGGCACGCCGACCCGCGACGAGCTCTCGACGATGCTGAGCCGCGTCCGACCGGACCTTCGGGAGATCGAGGGGTTGCTCGACAAGCGCCCGGCGGTGTCGGTGCTGTGGGAGGGCATCGTCCGCTGTCTTCCCGAGGGTGTCTGGCTGGAGAGCGTGCGCGTCACGACGGCGGCGCAGCAGTCAGACGGCGCGAAGAAGCGGGGCAAGGGCGAGGCCAAGGCGGGCGGCATCGTGATCAGGGGGTACGCCGTGGCCAGCCAGGCGGGGCGCGGTTCGACGATGATCAGCGAGTTCACCATGCAGCTCGAGGCCGACCCGGCGTTCAAGGACCGCCTGACCAACGTGAAGTCCGCGGAGAAGGGGATCGAGCGTGCGGGCGGTTCGAGCGTCGTGGGCTTCGAGGTCACGGGCGACTTCAAGCGTTGA
- the pilO gene encoding type 4a pilus biogenesis protein PilO: protein MALQHATHDVGGATHETASPGEKTAGAAAPAGTGGPKGRVLRTLCAAFRPHSRAGRSMWRTVAVAALTYIVAINLSYFLVLKPVWSRLNTLVEKKGVIQDFLVVRESAAAVSRFKDGLMRGDQRMTVVAEFEDLAQEAGLRMTGEPGLLQPREISKRIMEYPVEIDLRGTYHDVGRFLSLLAASPRCPSVSDVEVTAREGGSGQCDVRLRIGVAAWVD, encoded by the coding sequence ATGGCACTCCAGCACGCCACGCACGACGTCGGGGGGGCGACGCACGAGACGGCGTCGCCTGGGGAGAAGACCGCCGGCGCTGCCGCGCCCGCAGGGACGGGCGGCCCGAAGGGCCGCGTCCTGCGGACGCTGTGCGCCGCGTTCCGTCCTCACTCGCGGGCGGGACGCTCGATGTGGAGGACGGTGGCCGTTGCGGCCCTGACGTACATTGTCGCGATCAACCTCTCCTACTTCCTCGTCCTCAAGCCGGTCTGGTCGCGCCTGAACACGCTCGTGGAGAAGAAGGGCGTCATCCAGGACTTCCTGGTCGTGAGGGAGTCGGCGGCGGCGGTGTCGCGCTTCAAGGACGGCCTCATGCGCGGCGACCAGCGGATGACCGTCGTGGCCGAGTTCGAGGACCTCGCGCAGGAGGCGGGACTGCGGATGACCGGCGAACCGGGGCTCCTGCAGCCGAGGGAGATCTCGAAGAGGATCATGGAGTATCCGGTGGAGATCGACCTCCGAGGGACATACCACGACGTGGGCCGCTTCCTGAGCCTGCTCGCCGCTTCGCCGCGGTGCCCGAGCGTGAGCGACGTCGAGGTGACGGCCCGCGAGGGCGGATCGGGGCAGTGCGACGTGCGGCTGCGGATCGGCGTCGCGGCGTGGGTGGACTAG
- a CDS encoding prepilin-type N-terminal cleavage/methylation domain-containing protein, whose amino-acid sequence MHRRSNRGFTLVELLIVVMVVGILAAVAIPMYQIVPERSRATEAMSGLGLARKAMRAHYAEHGTYEHASFTDGALVTVGGVLGVTDSDLLGRWFSAECYTFDGAPGANTYTIKCDGDHSVAPYAAEAARIVRTINQDGDLLAE is encoded by the coding sequence ATGCACAGACGCAGCAACAGAGGCTTCACGCTCGTCGAGCTCCTGATCGTCGTGATGGTCGTCGGCATCCTGGCGGCGGTGGCCATCCCCATGTATCAGATCGTGCCGGAGCGGTCGCGCGCCACGGAGGCCATGTCGGGGCTCGGCCTCGCGAGGAAGGCGATGCGGGCGCACTACGCCGAGCACGGAACCTACGAGCACGCGTCCTTCACGGACGGAGCGCTCGTGACCGTGGGCGGGGTTCTCGGGGTCACCGACAGCGATCTTCTTGGAAGGTGGTTCAGCGCCGAGTGCTACACCTTCGACGGGGCGCCGGGGGCGAACACGTACACGATCAAGTGCGACGGCGACCACAGCGTTGCGCCGTACGCGGCCGAGGCCGCCCGCATCGTGAGGACGATCAACCAGGACGGCGACCTGCTCGCGGAGTAA
- a CDS encoding prepilin-type N-terminal cleavage/methylation domain-containing protein, with the protein MRRNQRGFTLVELMIVVIIVGILAAVAIPMYQGATERAKASEAVAALGTIRGAMRVYFAEHGTYVNANFTDGDQVTNGGVLDVSDNDLLGRYFSTECYTFDGDATANAFTIECDGANSTATNAAEVADIVRTINEDGDITNG; encoded by the coding sequence CTGCGCAGGAATCAGAGGGGCTTCACCCTCGTCGAGCTCATGATCGTCGTCATCATCGTGGGTATCCTGGCCGCCGTGGCTATCCCGATGTATCAGGGTGCCACCGAGCGCGCCAAGGCGTCGGAGGCGGTGGCCGCCCTCGGCACGATCCGGGGCGCCATGCGCGTCTACTTCGCGGAGCACGGCACGTACGTGAACGCGAACTTCACGGACGGCGATCAGGTGACCAACGGCGGTGTCCTGGACGTCAGTGACAACGACCTGTTGGGCCGCTATTTCAGCACCGAGTGCTACACGTTCGATGGCGACGCGACTGCCAACGCGTTCACGATCGAGTGCGACGGCGCCAACAGCACGGCGACGAACGCTGCTGAGGTCGCGGACATCGTTCGTACGATCAACGAAGACGGCGACATCACGAATGGCTAG